The genomic window GTCATCTGACGATACCTTGGCATCGTTCGGCAACTCCAGTACCATTGCTGTGTTCGGGTCACCAGTCATTTCAGCTGATTGTACAATGCTACTATGGAAGTGTAACAACATTTCAGTCCCTGAGGCTGTGGTAGAGTCTACTCTCACTGCCGACCTAAGCCCGGTAGTAGAATCAAAGACATGTATCACTTCCGATCCTAATGGAGCATTTGAATCGCGCACAAGAACTGACCCAGCATCTGATCGTTCCATAATTGGCCTACCGTTAATGTCTAAAGTCCTTGAACTTTCAGATTCTTGTTCAAAGGGTATATCTGTGAATTCCATGCCTTTCTTATGGTACCGCCCATGTTTAGGGCAGAAGAATGGAACTTGTCCAAGTTCTATAGCACTTGAGTAATACACCCCGATACAGTGACAATGTACTCGGTACGTACATCCCTGTTTCCTTCTGGAAGATGAATGTCCACAGTTCAACCATTTTGATGTTTCTGAGAGTTCACCACAAACATGGCACATATTAGGTCCAACCCATCGGTCTGCATATTCTGCACTTCGTATCGGATGTACATTACTACCAGATAGGTATCTATACTGCTTGCCTCTGGGCCAGGTTGGCTGGATATGTAGCGATATATGACAATGGGTTTGGATCTCAAGCTCTTTGGCCTGCAAAGAAAAACACAAACACAAAACTGATTTGAAGTACGGTAATAATTTTCCCAATGTTGAGCATCAAAAAGCAAACTACGAATATCAGAAACAATAATGCATAATTTAGAACTTTTATCTTTCTTCTTTGTTTAATCCAttaatattttgcatattatttctTTGAATTACTTCcttttctcaaaattaaaaaaattcctttCAGAATTCTGGCTAACTGTCCCATTACTCCATTGCTAATTGgaggcagtgttcgaaataagcacttatcctcttgtcctcttgtccaaaaatcactggggacaaccatattgagctatgtacttatccctggacaaccactatattttacctccaaaagtaggacacattttggggacaaccaaaatgtattgaggacaagcagaatttatgctttagttatcctctggataacctccatattttccttatttcggacactgattgGAGGAGTCTATAAAATAACAGGTGTTCAACATTTTTCTATTACATCTACAAAATAAAGAATACTTACAGCCAAAATGAGACTTCCTGAGCGCTTTAGGTATGTTGTACTCCTGTTCTTAGTATGCTCAATGAATTGAATCTCCTTCTTGCTGGTTCTGCACTTGTCAGCCCGTTTCTCACGATTGACACCATCCTCCAACATATGGTAGTAGCCCACATTTTCTCCGGTGAATGCGCTTGGTGCCTTCGATGACTTGTGCTTTTTCTTATGTTTTGTTTTCTTCCCTTTCAATTCCCCCGATGTGCGACTTGTTTTCCCAAACACCTCTGTGCAGAgtcaaagagaaagagagaaaacaagTTTGCTTCTGTCAATAGGTATAATTTGTACTTGAATTACTTCCTTAAACCAAGTAAACAATTATCTACCAAGTTGAAAGTTGAAAGTGCATTCTAAGATGGGATGGCAACTAAATTGATACTTTATTTGGAAGGTAAAGCACTTCTACTCTTTGAAATGCTAATATCTTGCTTAAAGCGATGTTTTAATATCCAGAAACAAACTTGCTTTACCCCAATGACATTGACCAGGCATACAGAGTTTtggtattttaaaagagaaacacTTTTGATGCAGATGATACAGTTTGTACAAAGAACAAAGGAGTATCGTACAGGACAAAATGTTGTGGACCAAAAAAACTTATTCACTACCAGAATGGGATTGAGGTACTGTGAAACTGACTAGTAGAGTGTTGACTGATTTCTTACAAATGTTTTGAAAGGTTCAAACAGGACACATTTCAGACAACTTAACAAAATGTTGATAGAATGCTCAACATACTGCTAATTTATCTTGCTGTCGCACATCCCAtgctgtctattctatttaacaAACTGGAAAGATTTTAAACTTGCTAGTCTTGAatgtaaaattattcaaaatactGCATCCAAGGTCAACTTGGTAAATTAATTTCTTATTGGTTTTGGTTCTATCAATCAATGCAAAAATGTTACATGTACCTTCAGAAGATGAAGAGGATGACCTTGACCGGGACCTTGATCTTGAAACAGATGATAACGAGGTTAAGGATGATGAACTACTTGAGCGGTGTTTGGTGCCCTTTTTGCCTTTCTTCTTCCGGTCACGGGATCGCCCTCTATCTGGAGATGGACTATGTGATGGCTCAGGAAGAGCAGCTACTGGTGATGTTCCCCTCTTCTTTGCGCTCTTCTTGCCAGTTATCTTTAAAATATCACCCTCAAAGTCTATAGCATACTTGCTGGGAGATCGGCGCTGCTGTGGTGAGCGTAACTTCACTTTCAGTGTCTTGTCGCTCATGGCTGTTCTTGAATTCCACACACGACTCATGAGGAAGACGCTAGTCCTGCAAGATATAATAAAATGTGAATATGATTATGAAGCAAAATATAAAATGTGAATATGAAGCAAGTTGGAACAACTGTCACTTAGCAAGACGGTTGGAGAAAATACTGTAAAGTGCAGTGAGCAATTATGAATGATACCACAGATCCATGTGTAACCATTATGTTCCTTGGAACATCTCACATGGACTTCTTTTAACCACTCTAGGTTTCTTGGGATAATGGGTTTCTTTTGACCATACTGTGAATACTGACTCAACCTTTATCTAGGATTTGAGTTTCATGGAACATCTCATGTGTTTCTTTTAACCATATTGGATTTGATAGATATAATTGAATATTGACTCTTGTCTATTATTTGGGTTTATTTGAACTTCTTATCATCTTGTGTTTCTTTACACCATTCTACATGTATTGCAAATAATATTGACTTGGCCTTTGAGAAGTAGAAGCATTTAGGTTTCTTGGGACTCCTCTCATGGGTATCTTTTCACTATACTGAATAATGACTTGACCTCTGTCCAGTATTTGGGTTGGGTTTCTTGGGACCTGTTTCTTTATATGTGTTTCTTTACACCATACTACATGTGTTTCTTTATACCATGCTAAGTATGAATAACATTGACTTGACATTTGTATTTAGACTATTTagatcttggtgtagattattcatccagtagttcaaaac from Amphiura filiformis chromosome 5, Afil_fr2py, whole genome shotgun sequence includes these protein-coding regions:
- the LOC140152975 gene encoding uncharacterized protein; the protein is MSRVWNSRTAMSDKTLKVKLRSPQQRRSPSKYAIDFEGDILKITGKKSAKKRGTSPVAALPEPSHSPSPDRGRSRDRKKKGKKGTKHRSSSSSSLTSLSSVSRSRSRSRSSSSSSEEVFGKTSRTSGELKGKKTKHKKKHKSSKAPSAFTGENVGYYHMLEDGVNREKRADKCRTSKKEIQFIEHTKNRSTTYLKRSGSLILAAKELEIQTHCHISLHIQPTWPRGKQYRYLSGSNVHPIRSAEYADRWVGPNMCHVCGELSETSKWLNCGHSSSRRKQGCTYRVHCHCIGVYYSSAIELGQVPFFCPKHGRYHKKGMEFTDIPFEQESESSRTLDINGRPIMERSDAGSVLVRDSNAPLGSEVIHVFDSTTGLRSAVRVDSTTASGTEMLLHFHSSIVQSAEMTGDPNTAMVLELPNDAKVSSDDNVIQTQVVTDQSHLDTTTITTSSRANRSRRRVNILQQQQQVVVEQMPETVMKTENEYMPGNQQVVNIEEVQAEEGEPYIETEQVVTMQEVEVAAGDDVTDNQVVVVEQVDLQDPNMLQEGEQVVVQEVEMDGEYVEVPLPQSHMVVETEQGQQQFAANETVHVYVSEAQAESSDNVVFQMASSDTDDQHAGESIEVYTEQAEEQIVVEENANVTPRKLEKVQMHPDEMIPEEVDAANLPPGTEIIHVVDSNTAMVLEVQSDGNTQEQ